DNA sequence from the Leopardus geoffroyi isolate Oge1 chromosome A3, O.geoffroyi_Oge1_pat1.0, whole genome shotgun sequence genome:
TGCTCAAATGCTTCAAAGGACAAAGGCGCGCGGGGGCTGGAATGTGCGTGCCCTGCACGCCCCTGACGGAGCTCTGTGTGAGAAGCGTACCTCTGTACGGACACTTGAGAACACGTCCGGTGTGTGCCCCTGAAACCCTGGACCCTCAGGAAAAGCCTTTCATATCAGCAACAGTGTCTAATATTTAATTActtcttactatgtgccagctacTTTTCTGAGCACGCTACATATGCTAATCTAACATCACAAACGTTGTTACACCCATTGTGAAAACAATGCAACGGTGGGCTAGCCAACCAAAGTATCTGGCTAAAGGATGACGAGTTATAATGTCGGAACCCGCATTTGAACCAGGTGGTTTTGACTCCGGATCCTGTTAATACTCTCAGGGCTTGTTCTCTCGAAATCATGCTTCCCCACTCCTGTTATCACTGCTGCAAGGACACTAAACATGGCTATGTTTTCCCCAGGTGACCTGTTCAGATCCTACTATGGCAACAGCCAAGAGCCTTGGATTCCATGCCAGCTATACCACGGCATGTGCAGAAACACctgcagaaaaaatgaaattcaatacTTAACCTGCCCAAGTGATCAAAAGTGCTGCCTGAAACGGTCTGTGAAAATAGCCCGTTCTAACAATGTGAAGGATTATGACTCCGACTCCAACCTGTCAGTTACAAACATTTCAAGCTACTCTAAAATTTGAACATCACCAACCATACCACCTCCCCCCGGAGTAATTCTTCCCTCATTCTGGAACACCCTCTCCATAAAAACGCATTCCTTCTCACGTGTGTGTCTTTCGTCTGTGAACCGTCATCATTGGACAGGGGAAGGTtaggcaggagctggggagcaACAGAGTACTGGAAAGGACACTGGCCAAGAAAGCAAATAGGATCCCAGAGTAGCTCGGTAAATGTTGAGGGTgccaaggaagggaggaaatcaCATTTCGGCTCTGCTTTGGTACCACCAAGAGGGCTGTGATTCATTCTTAGGCAGCAGGGAGAAGGTGACGACTGTATTGAGCCTGGATTATCCAGTGAATATGTAGGGGAGATCACTGAGTCCTCTGAGTAAAACGTCGTTAAGATTACGACGAGGACAAGATGGTTGTCTTTGATATCCAGACAACCATCCTGGTCTGTTTGGTATGATGTGATGTCCTCAGGAAGAACCAGAACCAGACGGATGACGAGGACTGAGTAGAGGAATCTGTTGGACAAATTCGGGCAACATTTCCTGAGAGGTAGAGGAGTTGGAAAGTGGACCAAGCAGGGTTGATCCTGAGCATTCTTCTGGTTTCGAGTCTGGAGGACCATTTCTGGGTGTGAGACAGAGGTGGTTGTGGTCATGGTGAGAGAAAGGGAATTGAAACAGAAGCTGGATACTGTACTTGAAAACCTTTAAGATTCCTTTCATTCCTGAGAATGTAAGGATATTAACTTTCCACTCCAAACTTAGTCACAACTAATAGTAGGACATACTATGGAATTATCATTGTGTTATGTAGACTCCTTTTCCATGGCTAATGCTTCATCTCTCCCCCTCTTTGGATCGAAACTTCTAGAAGTTTGAGTctggattattttaataataatttaataatcttCATAATGTTTCCCATTATCAGACAAATGACAATTTCAGCCCAAATGGACCAAAGGCCATGCACTCACTAAATGACCAATTTATACAGctggattttaattttcatagaacTTAGAAGTCTGGTGGGAAATCTTAATGACGTTTACGTCTTTGAGATCCACTGACATTCAGACGTGTTTGTCAGACAGGGGATAGGGGCTTGACAGAAGCCAGGTTTCAAGAAGGGAGGCAGAAATTTTCTGGAATAAGTAGCATGATTGGAcacaacttttaatatttaaaagaatatattggTCCCAGGTTCAGCACAGGAGTAATATTTCAGACTTTCTACTTCAGAAGTTTTTGTAAAGGGAAAATGGTTGTGGAATTCTAGGCTTAAGGCAGATTCCCATTTCCTTGGTTTCTCCATGTCTTCAAGAAAGAAACATAATATGGAGTCAGAAGGGTTTGTTCTCTGTTCCCCATCACTGCTCagaagctgtgtgatcttgggcaagttctaTATATACATGTTCAACCCAGACAACATCTCTGAGGCCCAGACACCCATATTGAATTATGTATGTGCTAGGTTATCATGGATTTCTCAGCTCTCTCAGATTCAAGTGTCCTAAACTGAATTTCCACCCTGTTTGCCTGGCCTTTTCTGGTCTTCGCTTTTGAGTAATCGACACCTACCATTCATCCCATTGCTCAACTCAGAAACTTGGGAATCATTCTAGATCCACCAATTTATCTGAAGTCACCATGTCCAAACCATTAACATGTGCTTTTGGTTCCAACTCAAACTGATCTCCATTTAATGATGAAGCCAACTTTTGCATAACCAAAAGGAGAGGGTTCACTATTTCCTTAAAGTGAAAAATCTTAACTAATCAAGAAATCCTTCAGGTTTTAGTCccttgaatgttctttttttttttttactcttttaggGATCTTTAAGGCCATCCACCTTTGCTTTTCTCAACAAGTAATTTCCTTTGTTCAAATGTGTATTTGTCTGTATTTTGATCGTTATTAGCATCCTTATCAAATAGTGTCTTTGATGTTTGCTATTTCATAAGGTCCACCATCAGCTTCTCTCATTGTTCCTTCTCCGGTTTCACTTTCTCCACTGCTCATCGACACAAGTCTTATAAGGATTTTTTAGGTATATTAAGTTATAAAAGAAAGCCTGTGATTTTGATGTGTTAAAGAGGGTAGAGAGTGATTCCCAGCCTCTGCCTGATGGatattcttcttccttcctaaaaaaaacaaatctaataaatggcagacatttattttaaaccttTGAGTCTGGTCATTCTTGCCCAACAAGTTGGTGTCGTTTGTAAGATCTGAGGAAGGGTGGAGGTGGAGTGTAGGATGAGGACTGAATTTACACACAGTCTTAACTCTCAGATCCTCCTCTGTATCTCCCCTCTGTGGCCTGGAGATTCCATGGCTCCATGCCTGAGTTCCGAAATGCTTTGTGTTTCAGGCACGGACTATAATCTGAGTTCAACCATGTAGTTTTGCTGGTCTGTTAACCCTTACCACCAATAACTGAGAAAACTCGGGTCTACTGTTTTTTAGGTGAGACTCTATTCAGTAGGGTTCTCAGTCAAATGGTTAAAAAGAAAGTCTCATCTCTAATCTCTGTTTagcttattttaaataagcataACTTTAAATATAGCATGACTATAGCGTAACTTAGTATAATGTGGAATTGGTGACCGGAGACTATCTCCAAACTAGTATTGTTTTCCTGCTTCATTCTTATGCTAGGATGTTCCAAAATATCtaagagaaaaatctggaaatcTCCCATTTTGGCCAGAAAGTAGTCATGATATTTATGGTGAGAAGAagtttacaaaaggaaataaaaattctaaattctctCCTTTACAGATATATCTACAAGAGTTTAAAAACATCACTGATGaacttcaaagggaaaaaaaccctgtaaGCTTTTTCAGATACACATAGAACAAATGCCTTTgataaactaataataataataaatactaataataatttGTACTCAAAACCATCCTATTGCCAGCCTCTATATGCCTCAGATTTTCTACACAACAACTCCAGATACTCTATGAAACTGCCTCAATATAAGATTAAGCCTTCAAAACATTCTtgccatgtaattttttaatgtttaaatgaatACCACCTAGAAATGATGGTAAATAGATGTTATTCCATTTAGATTAAATACTCCAAAGACTTTTGAGCAGATTCACTCTGTGTTATGGAAATTAGCTCTCCTGCTGTCCAGAACATAATAGATCAAAAACGAGAACTTCTCCTCAGAGTATGTTTAGGATTGCGAAGGGCAAAGGGGTCGAGGaattactatattttaaacaacaaaagtGAGTGTAGAAGGAGGCATTGAATACATGCTAATATTGAATACATGTAACAAACAACTCTTTTAACATGTAAGGtaatccctattttattttattttttaattttttttaacgttgatttatttttgagacagagagagacagagcatgaacgggggaggggcagagagagagggagacacagaatcggaagcaggctccaggctctgagccatcagcccagagcctgacgcggggctcgaactcacggaccacgagatcgtgacctgagccgaagtcggacgcttaaccgactgagccacccaggcgctccggtaatccctattttatagatcaAAGGCTTTATTTCTTTCAGAGTCCAGAGTGTTAACCATTACACAACAGAACCAaggctttatttctttcaaacacacgcacacacacacacacacactgaaaacaCCACCCCCCAAACAAAAGCATTTTGGAGTATTACATATGCattgtaaattattttgaaataaaatcatgtttagAAAGGCACCATTCTATCAAAAAATtgtgaaggaaaatgatcaaaaatttggaaataagtaAAAGAGATTACTGGGTGTTCTTTCAGTGGAATGCTGGACATGATCTAGTAGATCCCCTGGGATTATAATTCTATTAGGGGTGTCCACGATTAAATTAATTTTCCACTGACTAAGCTATTTAGAAACGTTGTATGGGTAGTGGTTAATTAATAGAGAACTGTATCATTGCCAAAATTCTTTTGAGAGTCATTACAAACTATTCCCATCCATAGCAATGCAAAGGGACAGATGCAGTTGGATGCCCCTGACTTCTTTCTGGTGGGAAACAGCCCTGAATGTTAGAGTTTATTGCTCTTCAGTATATTAAATAGGTTTACAATTTCTGTACATTTGCAAATTTATTTCAGAGTTCATTTGATGGATTATATTCATCACTGTTTCTCTGAACCGGTCTTAACATCTTActgatttctttattctttatgagttaaatgaaatcatggaaatcttttcattttatgtctACCTGTGACATGTTTTTAACTTTAGAACTTTATACCATGCTCTGTTTCATCACAGTAAAGATACATGATGGACGTACGAAACGTGTGGAATTTGTATCTgtggttttgtaattttttgcAAGAAAAGCGGAGTGATACTGACTGCCTGAGTATGAaacaaaattacataaattaaatggtttttatactaatgatacattttttttctagtagaGTTATAAAATCAGATGGACAATTTTAGTTTTGGCCTGATACAGCCAAGCTATAGATCAGTAACTGACAAAGTAGTTGGGCATCCGATCAAGGTCCCCTCAATGGATAGGACCACTCTGTGTCACTTTGTCAGTCTTTTATTTAACAGTAGCATTTCCtgtgtttttctaaaagaaattctttcttaaaacaaGGCCAGAAAGATATTAACCtatatttcctgaatattttagtTTGCCTTGTTTATCTTTGAAGCTCCAGCCATTCCCAGAGGGTCTGGAATACAGTTGGCATTCAGTACATATACGTGGGTAAGTGAAAGAAATGAACAATTTTGAGCCTTGCTTTCACTGCCtatgaagtctttaaaaatttacttttgatattcaatttttaatatgGAGTATATTTCTCTTATGTTTGTGAGAGGGAGGTGTATAATTACACTTTCCTGAGAGGTACAACCAAATTTATAGCTGCACTAACTGGCTAGTCCTATTTTCCCACTTATGTCCATCATATATCAAAATTCCCTGTATACatggtctgtttctgggctccctattGTGTACCATTGGTCATTATGTTTATGCCTGCATCGATATTTCTCTATCTTAACAACTATAGTCATATAAATAGTTCTAATATACGGTAGATTAAGTCGCCatcctatttattttccttcagaagtTTCTTGGCAATCTTGACCTTTACCTCTACAtagttttctattaatttttttttcaatttcataaaactatgttgggattttgattgacCTTGCATCAAATTAACAAACCAATTTGGGAAGAAGTTACATCTTTACAAAACTATGTCTTAATTTCATGATCATGGATcatttttccacttatttaggattttttttaatgtttatttgtttttgaggagagagtgtgggtgagggaggggcagagagagagggagacagaagatccaaagtggactctgcgctgacagcagtaagtcccacgcggggcttgaactcacaaactgcgagatcatgacctgagccgaactcagacactcaactgactgagccacccaggcgcccctacttaggattttttaatgatttctcgTGGAATCATATCTGAAGACACGGCTTGTAGGTTTGCTGAGAGGTAAATTAAGAGAAGAACATGTAGGGCTTTAATGGTCACATCCTGGAAGTAACTTACATAATTTCTCTCTTCATACTCCTGTTTAGAACTGCATTGCCAAGAAAACCATAAGACTTTACTGAAAATTCTTTGACTTTCCCAGAATTAGAATAACTTATGGTCCCCATCTTTGAGCAGAAGGCAGATTTTAAAGGCTGCATCCCCTCAAAGGGGGGTATGCTCCCTGACTTCAGATTTGGCCAGGAAGAAGAACGGACAAGGTGAAACCTTCTAAAGTGAAACCAGAATCCATAGAGAACAATgacaacaaagatttttttttcccagaaaacttATGCCTCACAAATAAAATGTCCCTATTTTTACATTGATGGCATTGCCATGGACCAGTGACTgctgtgtgtcttctcttttttgaaTTGGAGTCTTTGTTGCAGGTGTCTTgtctctgcttcattattttatatctaGTGTGTGTatcaggggaaggagcagaaaactTGTTCTTGGTTTATAGGTCATGATTAGGAGGAAGTAATCGTGAAAATTGATTACCTGGAGATCCTGGAGTTTTGAGCTGGAGACGGTGACTGGAGAAGGCGCTGGCTTGTCCTCTCAGGGGAGGAGAATGTTCTGTACAcaggaggaagacagaaataCGAATTTGGTAGACTGGCAAAGAGCGGCTAGGTAAtcttaaattctatttctttttcctacacATTCCAGCCTCCTTTACAGTTAGTCAGCTGGGGGCTACGTAACTGGCTCTGCTAATGGAATATGGACAAAAATATAATATGCCACGTTAAGGCCTTGCTCCTAAAATCTCTGATGAGTCAGCTTTCCTCATCCTCCATATTGTGCAACTGGAAGCCAAGTACTTAAAGATGGCACAGCCACAAAATGGGACAAATCAAGATGCTGGAGTCACCACTTGGAATCACCATCCCGAGTCGTCCAGGAGAGTCAGGTGACCAGGAATGGAGGACGATGTGAGCAAAAaactaacttttattttcttcaaccaACGAGTTTTTCGGGGTTGTCTGTTGTAGCAACTGGTATTATTAATCATCCCAAACCATGTATTTTCAATGACCCAAGAAAGGGATTCTAGGTATCCCAGTCAAGGATAAAGAAATCTTGCCCCATTATCTGGTTCACTCCAGATTTCTGACATCCCATTTCTCTTTGTAAGTGTGTTTTGCTGAATGTGTTAGATCACCTTAATTTGCAATTTCATGAAGGAGTTACCTGTTGGATGGGAGGATGCACAGGGACTGGCTGGTCGATTTTCCTGGGAGATAATGGGAGTTGTTTGGGGCAGCCTACGGCTCTTCTGGCTAGAAATTTTCCCTTTGTCACATGTTTACTTAGCCAAATTTTCAGTATCTTCTGTAGTCTTCTTCATAAGTATTCCAATTAGTTTTTGGCCTCTACTGCCTGCAAAGCAGAAGGAAAACCACAATGACTCAAAGGTATCAATGAACCattcataataataaatgtaGTAACATATGTGAAGAAGGACCTGCAAACTTAACACCTGTGGTCAATAAACATGATTATGTGTGTAACACATCTAGCTCAGGCCTCATATATACCTATTTCCTTGAATCTCAGATACATTTTCTTGCACATTCCAACACTTGTGAACTTCGGATGCATTGTACCATCGATGTTAAGAGCACCTTGTTAATCACCACAACATCGGAATAAGTTGTAAGCTATATGCTTAATCACATTGAGAAAAACAACCAAACGCTGTGGTGTTTTAATATGCCTTGAAATTGTATTGTCACTTTAAGAATTATTAAAGAGGTCAAGGTCATTCACAGAGATTCTAAACAGTAGTTTGGGAATACGATCCTATGCATAATTGCCAGGGGCTAAactttcatgaatattttattgatatcTTATATACTTTGTAAATGATAAAAGGATATCCAAGAATGAGATTGTTCCAAAAGACAAAATTGTTGCAGGCACACAGAAAATAGGATGTGTCATAGTTAAGCCAGCGGATAACTGAGTAAAAATCAAGGTGTTAAGTCATACTCCTTACTATATCAGATTCGGTTGCATTATTTTCAGCAATTAGCTGAACCAATTTAAAAGGACCCATTTTTACATGCCTCTCCAGGTTTCCTTGACCCCATCTGCTTCACAGATCTTTGGCTATTTGCTCACAGGAGAGCCCTGACCACCACTGACATCACCACAACCCCGATACCTGCCAGATGGAACAAGGATTGTGCTCCTGCATGATGCCTACATCATGCGGGGAACCCAACCAAAGCAAAGCCATGGAGCATCTGGATGCTTTCACCATTTCTGGAGAAGTACCACATCTTGGGGAATGAATGGAGTTTGGTTAATCAATGACTGCTCAGAAGGGCTGTTTGATGCAGCTTAGAAGAGGCAGGGAAATAATGCTCATGAGGCAAATTTTGATCAATAAGGGCCTTAAGACAGGAAGAGGCCAGCAGGTTTGTTCCTTTGTCTTATTCCCCTGAAACACTGTTCTGATTGGCCAAGCAACTGATGATGTTTTCTCTCGAAGCCATGGAGAAGCCATCGACAGCTTGGTAAGGCATCTCTGGGGTCCATCTCTGTCCTGGGATTATCATCCCAACTGAAGTGTTAGTATACAAGCTTTGCCTCAAATTCTGCTTTCTaaggcagtgtttttcaaacttgttAAAACCCAGGTTGCTGAGCCCACCTCCATAGTTTCTGTTTTAGTAGGTCTGGGATAGAGCCCAAGAATTGTATTTCTAGTAAGTTTCTAGGTAATAATTATTGATAACAGTCCgttatgatcctttttattttgaatcatcTGTTGcaatgttttccttcatttctggttttatttgagttttctcttttttagttaGTGTGGCTAAgggtttgatttattttttcaaaaacaacaaatcttagttttgctgattatttgtgattgtatttttttccattcttatttgaattattcctactctaatctttattatttcttcccttctgctaactttgggcttagttttttttttttttttccctagttatTGGAGTTGTATTGTTAgtttattgagatttttcttcctttttaatgtagtcatttatcactataaacttctcATTTAGTACTGCTTAGCTGAATCCTATAATTTtgatatgctgtattttgttttgtttacatcaagatttattttattttgtttttattattatttttttttagagagagaagaacgcaagcaggggagaagggcagagagagagagagggacagagagagaatcataagcaggttccacactcagtgccgAGTCTGACActgagctcgatcccatgaccctgagatcatgacctgagccaaaatcaagagttggacacttaaccagcagagccacccaggggcccctgtttatatcaagatgcttttaaaattcccttttgaTTTTCGCTTTGATCCAACATTTGTTTGAGAGTGAATTGCTTAGTTTCCACTTActagtgaatttttcttttttcttgatgttattgattttttattttattgattatgtTTGGAAAAGGTGCTCGGaattattctgattttcttttttttttttttaatttttttttcaacgtttattcatttttgggacagagagagacagagcatgaacgggggaggggcagagagagagggagacacagatcggaaacaggctccaggctctgagccatcagcccagagcctgacgcggggctcgaactcacggaccgcgaga
Encoded proteins:
- the DEFB116 gene encoding beta-defensin 116 produces the protein MSVMKPYLMTISILLILVPKTPGDLFRSYYGNSQEPWIPCQLYHGMCRNTCRKNEIQYLTCPSDQKCCLKRSVKIARSNNVKDYDSDSNLSVTNISSYSKI